The window CTTGTGCGCTATAAAGCAGAAACAACTCCACGTCCTTATCGGTGTCTTCACCGCCGGTGTAAATCCAAAACGAGGGGCCGCCGCGCAATCGCATGGTGAAACCTGAGGGCGCATGGTAATGGTAATTTGGGACGGCGATCACCGATAAAACATCCGACCAAAACGCTTCGCTGCGATCAATGAAGTCAGCAAACAAACCAACGGTGGTTCCCAGGTTGCTCTCCGGAGTCAAAGGCGCGCGCACACCGATTTCAGTAAAAAACGACGAGTTCTCGTTGAGTATTTCGAGGCCAACGTAGGGATTTCCAATACCGGTCTCTGATTCATCGAACTCAAAAAAGCCGGAACTGTAATCAACTCCAGCATGCGCAAGAGGAAACTCGCTCACGAAGTTGAGCCGATTGCTGATGGGCAAGCGCAGGGATAAAAACATCGCCGAAGTGGGGAACGTCGTGTTGTCGTAAAAATCTCCTGCCAGGTTGGGCTTGAGAATCTCAAGCGCGATGGTTTTGTTGTGACTGCGATCAACCCAGATGGATTGCGCTGTAAGTGAGAACGGCAGCAATAAGCCGGCAACAGCAATCACCAACACGGAAGTTGGATGGGATTCAGATTTTCGCATATGCCTTCCTAAAATTAGGTGAAGTTAAAAAAGCTTTTGGTAACGAAGACCCACTAGCGACCATAAAGTTCACATAAGATTAGTTACCAAAGCAATCCGGGACCTGACGACTCTTGTGGCACGTAACGGCGACTGACAGTGAGAAATGGACGATATCTGTTCACGCATGAATTTTACGGTTTTGTCTCACGCTCTAAAATGAATTCCTGTTCATGCGGCAGCGCATTCAAGAGAACGGCGCATGAAACAAATCCTCCCATTCCTCCCAGCGCTCCGCCATAAAATCGCGCTGCCGGCGTGTCGTCATGCTTTGCTTGCATGGCCTCTCCGGCATGCGAGCCGAGAAACGCGCCGCCCAACAGTCCGAGCAAACCAGCCGTCAAAACCTCGCCGGCGTTGGCTTTGCGCGCGAGGCGCACATGCGCCACCTCCGTTTGGGCCGCGGGGGAAAGCTTGAATTGCATTTGGATATTCTTCTGTTCACTTGTGATGACGAGAAATTCAGAAGAATCGGCAAGCCGGGAAACGGGTTCCAGCAAATTGCCGTCATATTTGTGTCCGGTGGTATCCACGATCTCGAGCTTGCTGCCGGCTTTCCATCGCCTTGCCTCGTAACACAATTGTTCGTGATTAACCAGGATGGTTGACGAGCAATTGATGCCAACGAGCGCAAGCCAGAGGACCTGAAACGTGTGATTCGTTTTCATCGTCGTTTCCGCGCCAGGTTAATCCATACCGCCAGCCAACAACATCATCAACAACAAAAGCCCGCCGAGCGTGCCCAATGCGCCGCTAAATGCCGCTGCTGAAGAACCACCGGACTTCACGGGCTTTTGATCGTTTTTGGCTTTTGCTAAAACCAGATGTTCACACGCTTTTGCCAATTGCTCGCTTTCGTTAGCATACGTGGACGCGGGATATTCCTTCACCACCCGGCGAAAATATTTTGACGCCTGGTCCTAAAAGCCCTGTTCGCTGAACGCAAGCCCGGTTTCATACAAAAGCTGCGCGTGCTTCTCTTCCGGCGTAGTTGCGCTTGCCTGCAAAGATGCTTCCTGCAAGTTGCGATACAGGTTGGAATCAGTCAATGTTGATGCTTGCGCATCTTCCACGGCCAAGCGAGTCCCGCACGCGCTGCAAAACTTGTTCGTTTCTTGATTCACGAAACCACAGTACGGGCACAGAATGCCCTCATTCTGAGCAGCCGGCAAGCTCTGCGCGAAAAGCGGCACAATCGCAAAGCCGCAGAAATAGAAGCTCAAAAATATTGCGGCCAATTTATGTAATCGATTCATGATTTCACCTCACACGCATTTATTATTGATACCGCAAAAACTTTTTGATGATCTCGCATGGTTCAATTCTTTGCATACACCTGCTGCCATGCCGGTATCGTTGCCCCAACCGCCGCGCCCATCAGGCCGCCGATTGCGCTGCTCAGCAGATGAAGTGCCGTCAAATCCTGGCAATGCGTCTCACAGTCGAGATTGGCTAGGCCGGCCATTGTTGCGCCTGCAAGCGCGCCTGATAGTGCCCCGGCAATTGCGCCGACTGTTGCAACGGTTCGCGACGAGTTGGTGCGCTGCCAGACGGCGAGCAAAGCAGCCTGCGGAAGAGTCAGCAATTCGCCAGAACCGGCGCGCAGCAGCAGCGTATCGCCTCGCAGTTCAGCAAATTCACCGATGAGCTTGCCTTGTGAAGTGCTCACAACACGAATCCGTTGCCCGTTTTTGAGCGTAGAAAGAGCCGAAAAATCTTGGGTATCGACAGATGCGATTGAAGCCGTTTGTGAAAAAGCGGCGCTAGAAATCAAGAGCAAAACAAGCCTACCCAATATCGGCAAAAAGCTAACGATCGCATATCAACCTCGGGCTAATTTGCCTTGGTTACAGTGCGCAACCGGCCCAGCGGCAGAAGCATATTGATATTTGCTTGAATGTTCGCGTCAGCGATGCCGTCGAAATCGCTGCGATAGCGCACGCCGGTATCCGCCGCCAGCCAATTGGTGAAATAGAAACGCACGCCGATCACACCAGCCCAAATATTCTTGATACCGCCGCCGTCGTAAGTCCCGCCCTCAACAAAATTGTATG is drawn from Cytophagia bacterium CHB2 and contains these coding sequences:
- a CDS encoding zinc-ribbon domain-containing protein, with translation MNRLHKLAAIFLSFYFCGFAIVPLFAQSLPAAQNEGILCPYCGFVNQETNKFCSACGTRLAVEDAQASTLTDSNLYRNLQEASLQASATTPEEKHAQLLYETGLAFSEQGF